In Prunus dulcis chromosome 1, ALMONDv2, whole genome shotgun sequence, the following are encoded in one genomic region:
- the LOC117614909 gene encoding uncharacterized protein At4g15545 isoform X1 produces the protein MLAKESGGSNFDLPEEVLQVLPSDPFEQLDVARKIASVALSTRVSALESESYALRAKLAEKDQLIAELQAEVKSVDASLSETADKLALADQEKEGLVKEKALLSNTVRKLNRDVSKLEVFRKTLMRSLEEEDENSTGASEAVAKPKIQTQENISSKPQAQVGVVSEGDATLPPSRASSIRSQYPETGSIFSEDRDTQAERPRISPGLLLASQTSTPRFTPPGSPLVYSASASPTRTSKPVSPKRYSMSFATSRGMFDDRSSMPSSHHSSEYGRTRVDGKEFFRQVRSRLSYEQFGAFLANVKELNGHKQTKEETLQKADEIFGPDNKDLYAIFEGLISRTVH, from the exons ATGCTTGCGAAGGAATCGGGTGGTTCGAACTTCGATCTTCCCGAGGAAGTGTTGCAAGTACTGCCGTCGGATCCTTTCGAGCAGCTCGATGTGGCCCGCAAAATCGCGTCCGTTGCGCTCTCGACACGTGTCTCTGCCCTGGAATCAGAGTCGTACGCTCTGCGCGCCAAGCTCGCCGAGAAGGACCAGCTCATCGCCGAGCTCCAGGCGGAGGTTAAGTCCGTCGACGCCTCGCTCTCCGAGACCGCCGATAAACTCGCCCTCGCCGACCAGGAGAAG GAGGGCTTGGTGAAAGAGAAGGCGTTGCTCTCCAACACTGTGAGGAAGCTGAACAGAGATGTCTCAAAG TTGGAGGTGTTCAGAAAGACGCTTATGCGATCACTTGAAGAGGAGGACGAAAATTCT ACCGGAGCTTCGGAGGCTGTTGCTAAGCCTAAGATACAAACCCAAGAGAACATATCTTCTAAACCACAAGCTCAAGTTGGAG TAGTTTCAGAAGGTGATGCCACATTGCCACCTTCGAGGGCATCTTCAATCCGTAGCCAGTACCCTGAAACAGGAAGCATATTTTCGGAGGATCGTGACACACAAG CTGAAAGACCTCGCATATCACCGGGCCTCCTGTTAGCATCCCAAACTAGCACACCTCGGTTCACTCCTCCTGGTTCTCCTCTAGTCTATTCCGCATCCGCATCCCCAACAAGAACATCAAAACCTGTGTCCCCTAAGCGGTACTCCATGTCATTCGCCACCTCAAGAGGCATGTTTGATGACAGATCTTCTATGCCTTCAAGCCATCACAGCTCTGAATATG GAAGAACTCGGGTGGACGGGAAAGAATTTTTCCGCCAAGTCAG GAGTCGTTTGTCTTACGAGCAGTTTGGTGCATTTCTGGCTAATGTTAAGGAGCTAAATGGCCACAAGCAAACAAAGGAG GAGACTCTGCAGAAGGCTGATGAGATATTTGGCCCAGATAACAAGGATCTATATGCTATATTCGAAGGCTTAATCAGTCGCACTGTACACTAA
- the LOC117614909 gene encoding uncharacterized protein At4g15545 isoform X3: MLAKESGGSNFDLPEEVLQVLPSDPFEQLDVARKIASVALSTRVSALESESYALRAKLAEKDQLIAELQAEVKSVDASLSETADKLALADQEKEGLVKEKALLSNTVRKLNRDVSKLEVFRKTLMRSLEEEDENSTGASEAVAKPKIQTQENISSKPQAQVGEGDATLPPSRASSIRSQYPETGSIFSEDRDTQAERPRISPGLLLASQTSTPRFTPPGSPLVYSASASPTRTSKPVSPKRYSMSFATSRGMFDDRSSMPSSHHSSEYGRTRVDGKEFFRQVRSRLSYEQFGAFLANVKELNGHKQTKEETLQKADEIFGPDNKDLYAIFEGLISRTVH, translated from the exons ATGCTTGCGAAGGAATCGGGTGGTTCGAACTTCGATCTTCCCGAGGAAGTGTTGCAAGTACTGCCGTCGGATCCTTTCGAGCAGCTCGATGTGGCCCGCAAAATCGCGTCCGTTGCGCTCTCGACACGTGTCTCTGCCCTGGAATCAGAGTCGTACGCTCTGCGCGCCAAGCTCGCCGAGAAGGACCAGCTCATCGCCGAGCTCCAGGCGGAGGTTAAGTCCGTCGACGCCTCGCTCTCCGAGACCGCCGATAAACTCGCCCTCGCCGACCAGGAGAAG GAGGGCTTGGTGAAAGAGAAGGCGTTGCTCTCCAACACTGTGAGGAAGCTGAACAGAGATGTCTCAAAG TTGGAGGTGTTCAGAAAGACGCTTATGCGATCACTTGAAGAGGAGGACGAAAATTCT ACCGGAGCTTCGGAGGCTGTTGCTAAGCCTAAGATACAAACCCAAGAGAACATATCTTCTAAACCACAAGCTCAAGTTGGAG AAGGTGATGCCACATTGCCACCTTCGAGGGCATCTTCAATCCGTAGCCAGTACCCTGAAACAGGAAGCATATTTTCGGAGGATCGTGACACACAAG CTGAAAGACCTCGCATATCACCGGGCCTCCTGTTAGCATCCCAAACTAGCACACCTCGGTTCACTCCTCCTGGTTCTCCTCTAGTCTATTCCGCATCCGCATCCCCAACAAGAACATCAAAACCTGTGTCCCCTAAGCGGTACTCCATGTCATTCGCCACCTCAAGAGGCATGTTTGATGACAGATCTTCTATGCCTTCAAGCCATCACAGCTCTGAATATG GAAGAACTCGGGTGGACGGGAAAGAATTTTTCCGCCAAGTCAG GAGTCGTTTGTCTTACGAGCAGTTTGGTGCATTTCTGGCTAATGTTAAGGAGCTAAATGGCCACAAGCAAACAAAGGAG GAGACTCTGCAGAAGGCTGATGAGATATTTGGCCCAGATAACAAGGATCTATATGCTATATTCGAAGGCTTAATCAGTCGCACTGTACACTAA
- the LOC117614909 gene encoding uncharacterized protein At4g15545 isoform X2: MLAKESGGSNFDLPEEVLQVLPSDPFEQLDVARKIASVALSTRVSALESESYALRAKLAEKDQLIAELQAEVKSVDASLSETADKLALADQEKEGLVKEKALLSNTVRKLNRDVSKLEVFRKTLMRSLEEEDENSTGASEAVAKPKIQTQENISSKPQAQVGVSEGDATLPPSRASSIRSQYPETGSIFSEDRDTQAERPRISPGLLLASQTSTPRFTPPGSPLVYSASASPTRTSKPVSPKRYSMSFATSRGMFDDRSSMPSSHHSSEYGRTRVDGKEFFRQVRSRLSYEQFGAFLANVKELNGHKQTKEETLQKADEIFGPDNKDLYAIFEGLISRTVH; the protein is encoded by the exons ATGCTTGCGAAGGAATCGGGTGGTTCGAACTTCGATCTTCCCGAGGAAGTGTTGCAAGTACTGCCGTCGGATCCTTTCGAGCAGCTCGATGTGGCCCGCAAAATCGCGTCCGTTGCGCTCTCGACACGTGTCTCTGCCCTGGAATCAGAGTCGTACGCTCTGCGCGCCAAGCTCGCCGAGAAGGACCAGCTCATCGCCGAGCTCCAGGCGGAGGTTAAGTCCGTCGACGCCTCGCTCTCCGAGACCGCCGATAAACTCGCCCTCGCCGACCAGGAGAAG GAGGGCTTGGTGAAAGAGAAGGCGTTGCTCTCCAACACTGTGAGGAAGCTGAACAGAGATGTCTCAAAG TTGGAGGTGTTCAGAAAGACGCTTATGCGATCACTTGAAGAGGAGGACGAAAATTCT ACCGGAGCTTCGGAGGCTGTTGCTAAGCCTAAGATACAAACCCAAGAGAACATATCTTCTAAACCACAAGCTCAAGTTGGAG TTTCAGAAGGTGATGCCACATTGCCACCTTCGAGGGCATCTTCAATCCGTAGCCAGTACCCTGAAACAGGAAGCATATTTTCGGAGGATCGTGACACACAAG CTGAAAGACCTCGCATATCACCGGGCCTCCTGTTAGCATCCCAAACTAGCACACCTCGGTTCACTCCTCCTGGTTCTCCTCTAGTCTATTCCGCATCCGCATCCCCAACAAGAACATCAAAACCTGTGTCCCCTAAGCGGTACTCCATGTCATTCGCCACCTCAAGAGGCATGTTTGATGACAGATCTTCTATGCCTTCAAGCCATCACAGCTCTGAATATG GAAGAACTCGGGTGGACGGGAAAGAATTTTTCCGCCAAGTCAG GAGTCGTTTGTCTTACGAGCAGTTTGGTGCATTTCTGGCTAATGTTAAGGAGCTAAATGGCCACAAGCAAACAAAGGAG GAGACTCTGCAGAAGGCTGATGAGATATTTGGCCCAGATAACAAGGATCTATATGCTATATTCGAAGGCTTAATCAGTCGCACTGTACACTAA
- the LOC117616597 gene encoding protein DMP2-like, producing the protein MGDSTTSSSKKTVNDRTLTGAGNFIKVLPTGTVFLFQFLNPVLTNNGHCAVLNKSLSAILIAISGFSCFFASFTDSYTGSDGKTHYGVATTKGLWPSTNSKSVDLSAYKLRFGDFVHAFFSLIVFAVVSLLDANSVRCFYPGFESSEKVLLQALPAIIGAVAGAVFVVFPYSRHGIGYPSSSSVSSQDSENS; encoded by the coding sequence ATGGGGGATTCTACTACCTCTTCCTCCAAGAAAACCGTCAACGACAGAACATTAACAGGAGCAGGCAACTTCATCAAGGTCCTCCCGACCGGCACTGTCTTCTTGTTCCAGTTCCTCAACCCTGTCTTGACCAACAATGGCCACTGCGCCGTCCTCAACAAATCCCTAAGCGCCATTCTCATCGCCATTTCCGGCTTCTCTTGCTTTTTTGCATCCTTCACTGACAGTTACACTGGCAGTGATGGAAAAACCCACTATGGGGTTGCAACAACTAAGGGTCTTTGGCCCTCAACAAATTCCAAATCTGTGGACTTGTCTGCTTATAAGCTTAGGTTTGGGGACTTCGTGCATGCCTTCTTTTCCTTGATTGTGTTTGCAGTTGTATCACTTTTGGACGCCAACAGTGTCAGGTGCTTCTATCCAGGGTTTGAGTCCAGTGAGAAGGTTTTGCTGCAGGCGTTGCCTGCTATCATCGGTGCAGTTGCCGGTGCTGTTTTCGTTGTGTTCCCTTATAGTCGCCATGGAATCGGATACCCCTCCTCAAGTTCTGTTTCTTCACAAGACTCAGAGAATTCCTGA
- the LOC117613920 gene encoding protein DMP2-like: MGDSTTSKKTVNDRALTGAGNLIKVLPTGTVFLFQFLNPILTNNGQCAVLNKSLSAILIAISGLSCFFASFTDSYPGSDGKTHYGFATSTGIWPSKNSDSVDLPAYKLRPGDFAHAFLSLIVFAVVSLLDTNSVRCFYPGFESSEKVLLQALPLVIGAVASAVFVVFPCSRHGIGYPSSSSSDSSQDSQKS; the protein is encoded by the coding sequence ATGGGAGATTCTACAACCAGCAAGAAAACTGTCAACGACAGAGCATTAACAGGAGCAGGCAACCTCATCAAGGTCCTCCCGACCGGCACCGTCTTCTTGTTCCAGTTTCTCAACCCTATCTTGACCAACAATGGCCAGTGCGCCGTCCTCAACAAATCCCTAAGCGCCATTCTCATCGCCATTTCCGGCTTGTCTTGCTTTTTTGCTTCCTTCACTGACAGTTACCCTGGCAGTGATGGAAAAACCCACTATGGGTTTGCAACAAGTACGGGTATTTGGCCCTCAAAAAATTCCGACTCTGTGGACTTGCCTGCTTATAAGCTTAGGCCTGGGGACTTTGCGCATGCCTTCCTTTCCTTGATTGTGTTTGCAGTTGTATCACTTTTGGACACCAACAGTGTCAGGTGCTTCTATCCAGGGTTTGAGTCCAGTGAGAAGGTTTTGCTGCAGGCGTTACCTCTTGTCATCGGTGCAGTTGCCAGTGCTGTTTTCGTTGTGTTCCCTTGTAGTCGCCATGGAATTGGATACCCCTCCTCATCAAGTTCTGATTCTTCACAAGACTCACAGAAATCCTGA
- the LOC117613911 gene encoding DNA topoisomerase 1 beta-like, whose product MQSYISVLAHTKVPLVDKKWIQLPKDLKEQIWEAVQMAYVVGEWSKKMVLSSDAKKWKDFKSTLTRQFILPFANEKEKLKEPHQLYNFIEELQWDAFVASRLSPDFEAVHSEQSQRRKKCEYNHRLSRKVLQKGKMVPSTKSSPVKSPLSSPEASTSSARTSPVSNSIASASLEGQSEQLSEQIKPAAVEEESKTSIDSEEDDKPLSSRLRMKPKPQKKTSSLVSGKRPLDEANVSKQSSVKRPKVSESSTSAKNKQVSAKKEAKEEEDDYFITIADRAKKVGSDNKSSVALTKPKKVTKVGSSSIKKTIKKDKKGSNFSKYSKSTKVAPSSNDGQEKWATLVHNGVIFPPPYKPHGVKMLYNGEPANLTPEQEEVATMYALMKDTEYVQKKTFRNNFWNDWQKLLGKRHVIQKLDACDYTPIYDWYQNEKEKKKQLSKEDKKALQEEKLKQEEKYMWAIVDGVKEKVGNFRVEPPGLFRGRGEHPKLGKLKRRIRPSDVTINIGKDAPIPECPIPGESWKEVRHDNMVTWLAFWNDPINQKLFKYVFLSPSSSLKGQSDKEKYEKARMLKDYIGNIRAAYTKDFTSKDGAKRQIAVATYLIDKLALRAGNEKEDDEADTVGCCTLKVENVQAIAPNSLEFNFLGKDSIRYENTVEVEVPVYKAIIQFQAGKRGNDDLFDKLDTSKLNAHLKELMPGLTAKVFRTYNASITLDNILNKETREGDVSEKLVVYQHANKEVAIICNHQRTVSKSHDAQMSKLMEKIGGLQGTLKELKTDLDRVRKGKPPLEDANGKRKRNLTPEALEKKIANTTEKIEKMEADMRTKEDLKTVALGTSKTNYLDPRITVAWCKRHEVPLEKIFNKFLLEKFAWAMDVDFDFRF is encoded by the exons ATGCAGAGTTACATTAGTGTTTTGGCACACACCAAAGTCCctcttgtggacaagaaatggatTCAATTGCCCAAGGACCTGaaggagcagatttgggaagctgTTCAAATGGCTTATGTTGTTGGGGAATGGAGCAAGAAGATGGTGCTGTCATCTGACGCCaaaaaatggaaggatttcaagtctacctTAACTAGGCAGTTTATCCTTCCATTCGCAAATGAGAAGGAGAAGTTAAAAGAACCTCATCAGCTTTATAACTTCATAGAGGAATTGCAATGGGATGCTTTTGTAGCTTCAAGATTATCCCCAGATTTTGAGGCTGTGCATTCTGAGCAGTCACAGAGGAGGAAAAAATGCGAGTACAACCATAGGTTGTCTCGAAAAG TGTTGCAAAAGGGTAAGATGGTTCCATCAACCAAGTCATCACCAGTAAAATCTCCATTATCAAGCCCAGAAGCTTCAACTTCATCTGCCAGGACCTCACCAGTATCCAATTCAATAGCATCAGCTTCATTAGAGGGTCAGTCAGAACAGCTATCAGAACAGATTAAGCCTGCCGCTGTTGAAGAAGAAAGTAAGACTTCTATTGATTCGGAAGAGGATGACAAACCTTTGTCATCAAGGCTTCGAATGAAGCCGAAACCTCAGAAGAAAACTTCTTCTCTGGTCTCTGGTAAGAGGCCTCTAGATGAGGCCAACGTCTCTAAGCAGTCTTCAGTTAAAAGGCCAAAAGTTTCGGAATCTTCTACTTCTGCAAAGAACAAGCAGGTGTCAGccaaaaaagaagcaaaggaagaggaggatgaTTACTTCATTACAATTGCCGATCGAGCTAAGAAAGTCGGGTCAGATAATAAATCATCTGTGGCATTGACAAAGCCAAAAAAGGTAACAAAAGTGGGTTCATCTTCAATCAAGAAAACGATCAAGAAGGACAAAaaaggttcaaatttttcgaAGTATTCTAAATCAACGAAGGTGGCGCCAAGCTCTAATGATGGGCAGGAAAAATGGGCTACTTTAGTTCACAATGGTGTCATCTTCCCACCTCCATACAAGCCTCATGGGGTGAAGATGCTCTACAATGGGGAGCCAGCCAACTTAACTCCTGAACAAGAGGAG GTTGCGACGATGTATGCCTTGATGAAGGACACAGAATATGTGCagaaaaaaacattcagaaaCAATTTCTGGAATGATTGGCAAAAGTTGCTTGGGAAGAGGCATGTAATTCAGAAATTGGATGCTTGTGATTATACCCCAATATATGACTGGTATCAgaatgaaaaggagaaaaagaaacagcTGAGTAAGGAA GACAAAAAGGCCTTGCAGGAAGAGAAACTGAAACAAGAGGAGAAGTATATGTGGGCTATTGTTGATGGTGTGAAAGAGAAG GTTGGAAACTTCAGAGTTGAACCACCTGGATTATTCCGAGGCCGTGGGGAGCATCCAAAG TTGGGAAAGCTGAAACGGCGGATTCGTCCAAGCGATGTTACGATCAATATAGGAAAGGATGCCCCGATTCCAGAATGTCCCATCCCTGGTGAAAG CTGGAAAGAAGTAAGGCATGACAATATGGTTACATGGTTAGCCTTCTGGAACGATCCAATCAACCAAAAGTTATTCAAATATGTGTTTCTGTCACCTAGTAGTTCCTTGAAGGGGCAAAGTGACAAGGAGAAATATGAGAAAGCAAGGATGCTGAAG GACTACATAGGAAACATCAGGGCTGCATACACTAAGGATTTTACAAGTAAAGATGGCGCAAAGCGGCAGATAGCAGTTGCTACCTATCTCATCGATAAACTTGCTCTCAGGGCCGGCAATGAGAAG GAGGATGATGAAGCCGATACTGTTGGTTGCTGCACTTTAAAAGTAGAGAATGTACAAGCAATTGCCCCCAACTCCTTGGAG TTCAACTTCCTTGGTAAAGATTCAATCAGATATGAAAATACTGTTGAAGTTGAGGTTCCTGTTTACAAAGCAATCATACAGTTCCAGGCTG GGAAGCGTGGCAATGATGATCTGTTTGACAAGTTGGATACCAGTAAATTGAATGCTCATCTGAAAGAACTGATGCCTGGCCTTACAGCCAAAGTTTTCCGTACCTACAATGCATCGATCACATTGGATAACATA TTGAACAAGGAAACCAGAGAGGGAGATGTTTCAGAGAAACTTGTTGTTTATCAGCACGCAAACAAAGAG GTTGCCATCATTTGTAATCATCAACGTACTGTCTCAAAGTCTCATGATGCACAGATGTCTAAGTTAATGGAGAAGATTGGTGGCCTTCAG GGCACCCTGAAAGAGCTGAAAACAGATTTGGACAGGGTCAGAAAGGGAAAGCCTCCGCTGGAAGATGCCAATGGGAAGCGAAAGAGAAACTTGACCCCGGAAGC gttggagaagaagatagCTAATACGACagaaaagattgaaaaaatGGAAGCGGACATGAGAACCAAAGAGGATCTGAAAACAGTGGCATTAGGAACGTCCAAGACCAACTATCTTGACCCCAGAATCACTGTTGCATGGTGCAAGCGACATGAAGTTCCACTTGAGAAG ATATTCAACAAATTCCTCCTGGAAAAGTTTGCCTGGGCAATGGATGTGGACTTTGACTTCAGATTCTGA
- the LOC117635033 gene encoding uncharacterized protein LOC117635033 produces the protein MGTEILRPQDCLIERIRVPPASFVRRKSYYGNPVPNQNYVSNPRPRKQVVRSDPRRIHVQPAVVSKRSSSEDLRGFKMEKVTILRRGESLDSKTKGNKGGLVVTGTERLGPDPEMVPKQVRIVDLKPPVEGKTDMYAGSAFAVSPEPSALPLPSFSKKKQVSKIVDGDLATRDLRRLLRLD, from the coding sequence ATGGGAACTGAGATATTGAGGCCTCAGGATTGTCTGATCGAACGGATCAGAGTCCCTCCGGCGTCCTTTGTGCGCCGGAAGAGTTACTATGGCAACCCCGTACCTAACCAGAATTACGTTTCTAACCCTAGACCTAGAAAACAGGTGGTGCGCTCCGACCCGAGGAGGATCCACGTGCAGCCGGCGGTGGTCTCCAAGAGATCCAGCTCCGAAGACCTTCGCGGCTTCAAGATGGAGAAAGTCACGATCTTGAGGCGCGGCGAGTCGCTGGATTCGAAGACGAAAGGAAATAAGGGCGGACTGGTCGTGACCGGGACCGAGAGGTTGGGACCCGACCCAGAAATGGTGCCGAAGCAGGTGCGGATCGTGGATCTGAAGCCTCCGGTGGAGGGAAAGACCGACATGTACGCCGGATCGGCGTTCGCGGTTTCGCCGGAGCCAAGTGCGCTCCCGCTGCCGTCGTTTTCGAAGAAGAAGCAGGTATCGAAGATCGTCGACGGTGACTTGGCGACTCGAGACCTGCGGCGGTTGCTCCGGTTGGATTGA
- the LOC117632834 gene encoding receptor-like cytosolic serine/threonine-protein kinase RBK2: MVITSVPAFQLIASGFAAFISKHNGSRDTAKENEEAEATATTPSPFGSRRSRAGFSDSFSSQDLRSLQLDEDIRIHEPSPRGVLEDDCPRSLESETSSPKASTSDSDARSSTTTDSDPRVNQNWRGFFRILKKGPQHPFPTFPPKSAPKPKLTRRKSKRIREDFIPQLNSPALRSSFDADFCRFKSSWKNYSLLDLQVATNNFSQENLIGEGGYAEVYKGTLEDGQIVAIKRLTRGSQEEMTADFLSELGVIVHVDHPNIAKLIGYGVEGGMHLVLHLSPHGSLASILYGPRENLDWGIRYKVALGTAKGLLYLHEGCQRRIIHKDIKASNILLAEDFEPQISDFGLAKWLPDHWTHHIVSKFEGTFGYLPPEFFMHGIVDEKTDVYAYGVLLLELITGRQALDSSHKSLVMWAKPLLSTNNIKELADPCLGDAYDLQQMKRLALTASICVHQSSMNRPQMNQIFQILEGDESILEYVTKRQKSKLQRTYSEELFDADEYNSTKYLSDRDKQLEFVLGPSNEF, from the exons ATGGTAATCACCTCGGTGCCTGCTTTTCAGCTCATCGCTTCTGGTTTCGCGGCTTTCATCTCTAAGCA CAATGGTTCCCGCGACACTgccaaagaaaatgaagaagcgGAGGCTACGGCTACAACGCCTTCTCCTTTTGGATCAAGAAGATCAAGAGCTGGATTCTCTGACTCTTTTTCAAGTCAAG ACTTGAGGTCATTACAATTGGATGAGGATATCAGAATACATGAGCCCTCTCCAAGAGGAGTTCTTGAGGATGACTGCCCGAGAAGCTTAGAATCCGAAACGTCTTCTCCTAAGGCCAGCACTTCAGACTCAGATGCAAGAAGCAGCACTACTACAGACTCAGATCCAAGAGTAAACCAAAACTGGCGTGGTTTCTTTCGTATATTGAAAAAGGGACCACAACATCCTTTCCCAACCTTCCCTCCTAAAAGTGccccaaaaccaaaactcaCCAGAAGGAAAAGCAAGAGAATAAGAGAGGACTTCATTCCACAGCTCAACTCTCCTGCCCTGAGGTCTTCTTTCGATGCTGACTTTTGCCGCTTCAAATCTTCCTGGAAGAATTACTCACTATTAGACCTCCAAGTCGCAACCAACAACTTCAGCCAGG AGAATTTGATTGGGGAAGGAGGTTATGCTGAAGTTTACAAGGGAACATTGGAAGATGGGCAGATTGTTGCGATTAAACGCCTGACGAGGGGTAGTCAAGAAGAAATGACTGCAGACTTCTTATCTGAGCTTGGGGTTATAGTTCATGTTGACCACCCCAATATCGCAAAATTGATTGGTTATGGGGTTGAAGGAGGGATGCATCTTGTTCTTCATTTGTCTCCCCATGGGAGCCTAGCATCCATACTTTATG GACCTAGAGAGAATCTGGATTGGGGCATCAGATATAAAGTTGCTTTAGGGACTGCTAAGGGCCTTCTGTATCTTCATGAGGGGTGCCAGAGGAGAATTATCCACAAAGATATTAAGGCTTCCAATATATTGCTGGCAGAGGATTTTGAGCCTCAG ATATCAGATTTTGGGCTTGCAAAGTGGCTACCAGATCATTGGACTCACCATATCGTATCGAAATTTGAAGGCACATTTGG CTACCTTCCTCCTGAGTTTTTCATGCATGGCATAGTAGATGAAAAAACTGATGTCTATGCTTATGGGGTGTTACTATTAGAGCTCATCACCGGCAGGCAAGCTTTGGATAGCTCACATAAAAGCCTTGTTATGTGG GCCAAACCTTTACTCTCTACGAATAATATCAAAGAGCTAGCTGATCCATGCCTTGGTGATGCCTATGATTTGCAACAGATGAAGCGTCTCGCCTTGACTGCTTCGATATGCGTACATCAGTCTTCAATGAATCGACCACAAATGAACCAG ATTTTCCAGATTTTAGAAGGTGATGAAAGCATTTTGGAGTATGTTACAAAACGTCAAAAGTCTAAGCTTCAAAGGACATACTCGGAGGAGCTCTTCGATGCAGATGAGTACAACTCAACCAAGTATTTAAGTGATAGGGATAAACAACTGGAGTTTGTCTTGGGCCCCTCTAATGAGTTCTGA